The following coding sequences lie in one Isoptericola variabilis 225 genomic window:
- a CDS encoding DUF4235 domain-containing protein: MVDKEQALAEKVGTVVVAAAAAWAVQKGIVKIWEKTTGRPAPLDLDDDSVGITEAVLFAAVTGALAVFARRYARRGARSALVRFTH, from the coding sequence GTGGTTGACAAGGAGCAGGCGCTCGCGGAGAAGGTCGGCACGGTCGTCGTCGCGGCGGCGGCGGCGTGGGCCGTGCAGAAGGGGATCGTGAAGATCTGGGAGAAGACCACCGGCCGCCCGGCCCCGCTCGACCTCGACGACGACAGCGTGGGCATCACCGAGGCCGTGCTGTTCGCCGCGGTGACCGGCGCCCTGGCCGTCTTCGCGCGCCGGTACGCGCGCCGCGGGGCGCGCAGCGCCCTCGTGCGCTTCACGCACTGA